The Aedes aegypti strain LVP_AGWG chromosome 3, AaegL5.0 Primary Assembly, whole genome shotgun sequence genome contains a region encoding:
- the LOC5567489 gene encoding NHL repeat-containing protein 2 isoform X2, with amino-acid sequence MVLFSFVFSLRGLLTTGGRLTARNVIEGSTRHGHHRHQHHQCNQNKTFQKFLHDSSLLSPVRTRMSSSSPESGDMLDYLAYNCSKLSNDLWEASGLSEKRKLVAEYLKNADREGKSIRDFKEGLDWFNVTEPLSFDGCLRGKIVVLDFFTYCCINCMHILPDLKRLEHLYSVEDGLVVIGVHSAKFENEKDSANILSAVQRYEISHPVVNDNVSSMWRNLRVQCWPTLMILGPRANPLFVIMGEGHFDDLKLYVSSALKFYKDKGAILGHTLPINVATNLIETSHLQFPGKISSSYRGGDNTDNCLYAISDSGNHRILVVNSDGLILYRIGGKRAGFVDGDFRKARFNAPQGVAFQNDTTLFVADNENHAIRKIDLKSQQVTTVVGNGQQGCDRIGGKIGRDQILSSPWDVAVYRTKDLDMSFHADESKTPLKDVVFIAMAGIHQIWALFLEDTIWWKFKKYSAGSCLAIAGNGREENRNNSYPNNAAFSQPSGLAINKDAKEIYLADSESSSVRKMSLSDGKVLAVAGGDRNPLDLFSFGDIDGKQYSAKFQHPLGVAYNSKDNCIYVADTYNHKIKKINASTNVATTCSFQDESGSTKQFNEPAGLCLDPTGRFLYIADTNNHQIMIADLSDNIIRPLKVRFNNSEADQLDNPGETYLYENTFKVLPEGGKVVLTLEFGYLESNVKLTQGAPQKWSLTLPSDKWRCDTMNGSISSLNDGLSLTLVVPKGSEQQKPVLGTVNFKLNLCANDVCFPKEFAVGLNFAYDVTGGSTVKGSLMVQVGRNNVVVSKE; translated from the exons ATGGTTTTGTTTTCGTTCGTATTTTCGCTGCGCGGTTTGTTGACTACGGGAGGCAGACTGACAGCGAGAAACGTCATCGAAGGCTCAACTCGTCACGGccatcatcgtcatcagcatCATCAGTGCAACCAAAACAAaaccttccagaaattccttcacgacTCCTCCCTGCTTAGTCCAGTGC gTACCAGAATGAGTTCATCGTCGCCGGAAAGCGGGGACATGCTGGATTACCTGGCCTACAATTGTAGCAAGCTGTCGAACGATCTTTGGGAAGCGTCCGGTCTAAGCGAGAAACGGAAGCTGGTGGCGGAATATCTGAAGAATGCCGATCGGGAAGGCAAAAGCATTCGAGATTTTAAGGAAGGACTGGATTGGTTCAACGTGACGGAGCCGCTGTCCTTCGATGGTTGCCTTCGTGGGAAAATTGTGGTGTTGGATTTCTTCACGTACTGTTGCATCAACTGTATGCACATTTTGCCGGATCTGAAACGACTGGAGCATCTGTATTCCGTCGAAGATGGACTGGTGGTGATTGGCGTTCATAGCGCCAAGTTTGAGAACGAGAAGGACTCGGCAAACATTCTGTCGGCCGTACAACGATATGAGATTAGCCACCCGGTGGTCAACGATAATGTTTCCTCTATGTGGAGGAATCTCCGTGTGCAATGCTGGCCAACGCTGATGATTTTGGGTcccagggctaatcctctgttCGTCATTATGGGAGAAGGACATTTTGACGATTTGAAGCTGTATGTCAGTTCGGCGCTTAAGTTCTACAAGGACAAGGGAGCCATTCTGGGCCACACTCTTCCAATTAACGTTGCAACGAACCTCATCGAAACAAGTCATTTGCAGTTTCCTGGAAAGATTAGCAGTTCTTATCGCGGAGGAGATAATACAGATAACTGCTTGTATGCCATTTCTGACTCGGGCAATCATCGCATCTTGGTGGTGAACAGCGATGGACTCATTCTGTACCGCATTGGTGGAAAGCGAGCAGGATTTGTAGATGGCGATTTCCGAAAAGCGCGCTTCAATGCCCCTCAGGGTGTGGCATTCCAAAACGATACCACTCTGTTCGTGGCCGACAACGAAAACCACGCGATTCGGAAGATCGATTTGAAGAGTCAACAGGTGACGACCGTTGTTGGGAATGGTCAGCAGGGTTGCGATCGCATCGGTGGCAAGATTGGGCGCGATCAGATCCTTTCCTCGCCGTGGGATGTGGCCGTGTACCGTACTAAGGATTTGGACATGTCGTTCCACGCGGACGAGTCTAAAACTCCACTCAAGGATGTGGTTTTCATTGCGATGGCCGGCATCCATCAGATCTGGGCGCTGTTCCTGGAAGACACCATTTGGTGGAAGTTCAAGAAATACTCAGCAGGCAGTTGCTTAGCCATTGCCGGTAATGGGAGGGAAGAGAACAGGAACAATTCCTATCCGAATAATGCTGCGTTTTCGCAACCATCGGGATTGGCCATCAACAAGGATGCGAAGGAAATTTATCTGGCAGACAGCGAGAGCTCTTCGGTTCGGAAAATGTCCTTGAGCGATGGAAAAGTGCTGGCTGTTGCTGGCGGTGATCGAAATCCTTTG GATCTATTTTCTTTCGGTGACATCGATGGAAAGCAATACTCGGCCAAGTTCCAGCATCCCCTTGGAGTGGCCTACAATTCGAAGGACAATTGCATTTACGTAGCCGATACGTACAACCACAAAATCAAGAAGATAAATGCCAGCACCAACGTGGCCACGACCTGCTCCTTCCAGGATGAGAGCGGTTCTACCAAACAGTTCAACGAACCGGCCGGTCTATGTCTGGACCCCACAGGCCGTTTCCTCTATATTGCCGATACCAACAACCATCAAATCATGATTGCTGACCTGTCCGACAACATCATCCGTCCGCTAAAGGTCCGATTTAACAACTCTGAAGCCGACCAGCTAGACAATCCCGGAGAAACGTACCTGTACGAAAATACCTTTAAAGTCCTCCCCGAAGGTGGTAAAGTCGTGCTGACCCTTGAATTCGGCTATTTGGAATCGAACGTAAAACTGACCCAGGGAGCTCCACAAAAGTGGTCTCTGACACTCCCATCGGACAAATGGCGCTGTGACACCATGAATGGTTCGATCAGCTCACTCAACGATGGGCTCAGCTTAACACTGGTCGTTCCAAAAGGAAGTGAGCAGCAGAAACCTGTCCTGGGAACGGTCAACTTCAAGCTGAACCTCTGCGCAAATGATGTATGCTTCCCGAAGGAGTTTGCTGTGGGCCTAAATTTCGCCTACGACGTCACCGGAGGTTCCACAGTCAAGGGAAGCCTTATGGTACAGGTCGGACGAAATAACGTGGTCGTTTCCAAAGAGTAA
- the LOC5567495 gene encoding clathrin light chain isoform X1: MDAFGDGKFDQPEVDPAAEFLAREQNALAGLEDEIVPASTGNGFADGDDVTQPKSDLAADPSMGHEFELGSFEMINHDADPTMSGAGGLSEFAVKAEPGENEAGLFANSPIPSNEEDGNDDFSGYTVPKQVTEEPERIRKWREEQKARLEEKDREEERKKEELREQARKELEDWYKHHEEAISKTKAANRESAKNAEKQFVAETDEIEPGTEWERIAKLCDFNPKTNKSSKDISRMRSIILQLKQNPISTSKKV, from the exons atGGACGCATTCGGCGATGGAAAGTTCGACCAACCGGAAGTCGACCCGGCAGCCGAGTTTTTGGCCCGGGAACAGAACGCCCTGGCCGGTCTGGAGGACGAAATTGTTCCAGCGTCGACAGGAAACGGGTTCGCCGATGGCGATGACGTGACTCAACCAAAATCCGATTTGGCTGCAG ATCCTTCCATGGGGCATGAGTTCGAATTGGGGAGTTTCGAAATGATTAATCACGATGCCGATCCGACGATGTCCGGAGCCGGAGGACTGTCGGAGTTTGCCGTCAAGGCCGAACCAGGCGAAAACGAGGCTGGCTTGTTCGCTAACAGTCCCATTCCCTCCAACGAAG AAGATGGTAATGATGATTTTTCAGGGTACACAG TGCCCAAGCAAGTAACGGAGGAACCTGAAAGGATCCGCAAGTGGCGTGAGGAGCAAAAGGCCCGCCTCGAGGAGAAGGACCGCGAGGAGGAACGTAAGAAGGAGGAACTCCGCGAGCAGGCTCGCAAGGAACTCGAAGACTGGTACAAACACCACGAGGAAGCTATCTCCAAAACCAAGGCCGCTAACAG GGAATCGGCCAA GAACGCCGAGAAGCAGTTCGTCGCGGAAACGGACGAAATCGAACCCGGCACCGAGTGGGAACGCATCGCCAAGCTGTGCGACTTCAACCCGAAGACGAACAAGTCCAGCAAGGACATTTCCCGGATGCGGTCCATCATTCTGCAGCTGAAGCAGAACCCGATCTCGACCAGCAAAAAGGTCTAA
- the LOC5567488 gene encoding DPH4 homolog, with the protein MSRDTPAESNSSPNMSHYQILNVAPDATLDEIRRSYQLLALRFHPDKLSLQNCSIAQEESAASADQFIRIDEAWKVLRDEEARRVYDAELMQRTCREEYFVNEVLRRADFRHEQEEDYYYHTCRCGGLYVLPENLGADESCYIACDECSLVVQVNAK; encoded by the coding sequence ATGTCACGCGACACCCCTGCAGAATCCAACTCATCGCCAAACATGTCGCACTACCAGATTTTGAACGTTGCCCCCGATGCTACACTGGACGAAATACGCCGTTCCTATCAGTTGTTGGCCCTTCGTTTCCATCCAGACAAATTAAGTCTACAAAATTGTTCCATCGCTCAGGAAGAAAGCGCTGCTTCGGCAGATCAATTCATACGGATCGACGAAGCGTGGAAGGTGCTGAGGGACGAGGAAGCCCGGCGGGTGTACGATGCCGAGCTGATGCAGCGGACTTGTCGGGAGGAATACTTCGTGAACGAAGTGCTTCGGAGGGCGGATTTCAGACACGAACAGGAAGAGGATTACTACTATCACACCTGTCGCTGCGGTGGATTGTATGTGCTACCGGAGAATTTGGGCGCGGATGAAAGTTGTTACATTGCTTGTGATGAGTGCTCGCTGGTTGTTCAGGTGAATGCTAAATAA
- the LOC5567489 gene encoding NHL repeat-containing protein 2 isoform X1, which yields MVLFSFVFSLRGLLTTGGRLTARNVIEGSTRHGHHRHQHHQCNQNKTFQKFLHDSSLLSPVRDSRFPFPLTDRFRKSFKIGTRMSSSSPESGDMLDYLAYNCSKLSNDLWEASGLSEKRKLVAEYLKNADREGKSIRDFKEGLDWFNVTEPLSFDGCLRGKIVVLDFFTYCCINCMHILPDLKRLEHLYSVEDGLVVIGVHSAKFENEKDSANILSAVQRYEISHPVVNDNVSSMWRNLRVQCWPTLMILGPRANPLFVIMGEGHFDDLKLYVSSALKFYKDKGAILGHTLPINVATNLIETSHLQFPGKISSSYRGGDNTDNCLYAISDSGNHRILVVNSDGLILYRIGGKRAGFVDGDFRKARFNAPQGVAFQNDTTLFVADNENHAIRKIDLKSQQVTTVVGNGQQGCDRIGGKIGRDQILSSPWDVAVYRTKDLDMSFHADESKTPLKDVVFIAMAGIHQIWALFLEDTIWWKFKKYSAGSCLAIAGNGREENRNNSYPNNAAFSQPSGLAINKDAKEIYLADSESSSVRKMSLSDGKVLAVAGGDRNPLDLFSFGDIDGKQYSAKFQHPLGVAYNSKDNCIYVADTYNHKIKKINASTNVATTCSFQDESGSTKQFNEPAGLCLDPTGRFLYIADTNNHQIMIADLSDNIIRPLKVRFNNSEADQLDNPGETYLYENTFKVLPEGGKVVLTLEFGYLESNVKLTQGAPQKWSLTLPSDKWRCDTMNGSISSLNDGLSLTLVVPKGSEQQKPVLGTVNFKLNLCANDVCFPKEFAVGLNFAYDVTGGSTVKGSLMVQVGRNNVVVSKE from the exons ATGGTTTTGTTTTCGTTCGTATTTTCGCTGCGCGGTTTGTTGACTACGGGAGGCAGACTGACAGCGAGAAACGTCATCGAAGGCTCAACTCGTCACGGccatcatcgtcatcagcatCATCAGTGCAACCAAAACAAaaccttccagaaattccttcacgacTCCTCCCTGCTTAGTCCAGTGCGTGATTCGCGGTTCCCCTTCCCATTGACTGACCGTTTtcgtaaatctttcaaaataggTACCAGAATGAGTTCATCGTCGCCGGAAAGCGGGGACATGCTGGATTACCTGGCCTACAATTGTAGCAAGCTGTCGAACGATCTTTGGGAAGCGTCCGGTCTAAGCGAGAAACGGAAGCTGGTGGCGGAATATCTGAAGAATGCCGATCGGGAAGGCAAAAGCATTCGAGATTTTAAGGAAGGACTGGATTGGTTCAACGTGACGGAGCCGCTGTCCTTCGATGGTTGCCTTCGTGGGAAAATTGTGGTGTTGGATTTCTTCACGTACTGTTGCATCAACTGTATGCACATTTTGCCGGATCTGAAACGACTGGAGCATCTGTATTCCGTCGAAGATGGACTGGTGGTGATTGGCGTTCATAGCGCCAAGTTTGAGAACGAGAAGGACTCGGCAAACATTCTGTCGGCCGTACAACGATATGAGATTAGCCACCCGGTGGTCAACGATAATGTTTCCTCTATGTGGAGGAATCTCCGTGTGCAATGCTGGCCAACGCTGATGATTTTGGGTcccagggctaatcctctgttCGTCATTATGGGAGAAGGACATTTTGACGATTTGAAGCTGTATGTCAGTTCGGCGCTTAAGTTCTACAAGGACAAGGGAGCCATTCTGGGCCACACTCTTCCAATTAACGTTGCAACGAACCTCATCGAAACAAGTCATTTGCAGTTTCCTGGAAAGATTAGCAGTTCTTATCGCGGAGGAGATAATACAGATAACTGCTTGTATGCCATTTCTGACTCGGGCAATCATCGCATCTTGGTGGTGAACAGCGATGGACTCATTCTGTACCGCATTGGTGGAAAGCGAGCAGGATTTGTAGATGGCGATTTCCGAAAAGCGCGCTTCAATGCCCCTCAGGGTGTGGCATTCCAAAACGATACCACTCTGTTCGTGGCCGACAACGAAAACCACGCGATTCGGAAGATCGATTTGAAGAGTCAACAGGTGACGACCGTTGTTGGGAATGGTCAGCAGGGTTGCGATCGCATCGGTGGCAAGATTGGGCGCGATCAGATCCTTTCCTCGCCGTGGGATGTGGCCGTGTACCGTACTAAGGATTTGGACATGTCGTTCCACGCGGACGAGTCTAAAACTCCACTCAAGGATGTGGTTTTCATTGCGATGGCCGGCATCCATCAGATCTGGGCGCTGTTCCTGGAAGACACCATTTGGTGGAAGTTCAAGAAATACTCAGCAGGCAGTTGCTTAGCCATTGCCGGTAATGGGAGGGAAGAGAACAGGAACAATTCCTATCCGAATAATGCTGCGTTTTCGCAACCATCGGGATTGGCCATCAACAAGGATGCGAAGGAAATTTATCTGGCAGACAGCGAGAGCTCTTCGGTTCGGAAAATGTCCTTGAGCGATGGAAAAGTGCTGGCTGTTGCTGGCGGTGATCGAAATCCTTTG GATCTATTTTCTTTCGGTGACATCGATGGAAAGCAATACTCGGCCAAGTTCCAGCATCCCCTTGGAGTGGCCTACAATTCGAAGGACAATTGCATTTACGTAGCCGATACGTACAACCACAAAATCAAGAAGATAAATGCCAGCACCAACGTGGCCACGACCTGCTCCTTCCAGGATGAGAGCGGTTCTACCAAACAGTTCAACGAACCGGCCGGTCTATGTCTGGACCCCACAGGCCGTTTCCTCTATATTGCCGATACCAACAACCATCAAATCATGATTGCTGACCTGTCCGACAACATCATCCGTCCGCTAAAGGTCCGATTTAACAACTCTGAAGCCGACCAGCTAGACAATCCCGGAGAAACGTACCTGTACGAAAATACCTTTAAAGTCCTCCCCGAAGGTGGTAAAGTCGTGCTGACCCTTGAATTCGGCTATTTGGAATCGAACGTAAAACTGACCCAGGGAGCTCCACAAAAGTGGTCTCTGACACTCCCATCGGACAAATGGCGCTGTGACACCATGAATGGTTCGATCAGCTCACTCAACGATGGGCTCAGCTTAACACTGGTCGTTCCAAAAGGAAGTGAGCAGCAGAAACCTGTCCTGGGAACGGTCAACTTCAAGCTGAACCTCTGCGCAAATGATGTATGCTTCCCGAAGGAGTTTGCTGTGGGCCTAAATTTCGCCTACGACGTCACCGGAGGTTCCACAGTCAAGGGAAGCCTTATGGTACAGGTCGGACGAAATAACGTGGTCGTTTCCAAAGAGTAA
- the LOC5567489 gene encoding NHL repeat-containing protein 2 isoform X3, translated as MSSSSPESGDMLDYLAYNCSKLSNDLWEASGLSEKRKLVAEYLKNADREGKSIRDFKEGLDWFNVTEPLSFDGCLRGKIVVLDFFTYCCINCMHILPDLKRLEHLYSVEDGLVVIGVHSAKFENEKDSANILSAVQRYEISHPVVNDNVSSMWRNLRVQCWPTLMILGPRANPLFVIMGEGHFDDLKLYVSSALKFYKDKGAILGHTLPINVATNLIETSHLQFPGKISSSYRGGDNTDNCLYAISDSGNHRILVVNSDGLILYRIGGKRAGFVDGDFRKARFNAPQGVAFQNDTTLFVADNENHAIRKIDLKSQQVTTVVGNGQQGCDRIGGKIGRDQILSSPWDVAVYRTKDLDMSFHADESKTPLKDVVFIAMAGIHQIWALFLEDTIWWKFKKYSAGSCLAIAGNGREENRNNSYPNNAAFSQPSGLAINKDAKEIYLADSESSSVRKMSLSDGKVLAVAGGDRNPLDLFSFGDIDGKQYSAKFQHPLGVAYNSKDNCIYVADTYNHKIKKINASTNVATTCSFQDESGSTKQFNEPAGLCLDPTGRFLYIADTNNHQIMIADLSDNIIRPLKVRFNNSEADQLDNPGETYLYENTFKVLPEGGKVVLTLEFGYLESNVKLTQGAPQKWSLTLPSDKWRCDTMNGSISSLNDGLSLTLVVPKGSEQQKPVLGTVNFKLNLCANDVCFPKEFAVGLNFAYDVTGGSTVKGSLMVQVGRNNVVVSKE; from the exons ATGAGTTCATCGTCGCCGGAAAGCGGGGACATGCTGGATTACCTGGCCTACAATTGTAGCAAGCTGTCGAACGATCTTTGGGAAGCGTCCGGTCTAAGCGAGAAACGGAAGCTGGTGGCGGAATATCTGAAGAATGCCGATCGGGAAGGCAAAAGCATTCGAGATTTTAAGGAAGGACTGGATTGGTTCAACGTGACGGAGCCGCTGTCCTTCGATGGTTGCCTTCGTGGGAAAATTGTGGTGTTGGATTTCTTCACGTACTGTTGCATCAACTGTATGCACATTTTGCCGGATCTGAAACGACTGGAGCATCTGTATTCCGTCGAAGATGGACTGGTGGTGATTGGCGTTCATAGCGCCAAGTTTGAGAACGAGAAGGACTCGGCAAACATTCTGTCGGCCGTACAACGATATGAGATTAGCCACCCGGTGGTCAACGATAATGTTTCCTCTATGTGGAGGAATCTCCGTGTGCAATGCTGGCCAACGCTGATGATTTTGGGTcccagggctaatcctctgttCGTCATTATGGGAGAAGGACATTTTGACGATTTGAAGCTGTATGTCAGTTCGGCGCTTAAGTTCTACAAGGACAAGGGAGCCATTCTGGGCCACACTCTTCCAATTAACGTTGCAACGAACCTCATCGAAACAAGTCATTTGCAGTTTCCTGGAAAGATTAGCAGTTCTTATCGCGGAGGAGATAATACAGATAACTGCTTGTATGCCATTTCTGACTCGGGCAATCATCGCATCTTGGTGGTGAACAGCGATGGACTCATTCTGTACCGCATTGGTGGAAAGCGAGCAGGATTTGTAGATGGCGATTTCCGAAAAGCGCGCTTCAATGCCCCTCAGGGTGTGGCATTCCAAAACGATACCACTCTGTTCGTGGCCGACAACGAAAACCACGCGATTCGGAAGATCGATTTGAAGAGTCAACAGGTGACGACCGTTGTTGGGAATGGTCAGCAGGGTTGCGATCGCATCGGTGGCAAGATTGGGCGCGATCAGATCCTTTCCTCGCCGTGGGATGTGGCCGTGTACCGTACTAAGGATTTGGACATGTCGTTCCACGCGGACGAGTCTAAAACTCCACTCAAGGATGTGGTTTTCATTGCGATGGCCGGCATCCATCAGATCTGGGCGCTGTTCCTGGAAGACACCATTTGGTGGAAGTTCAAGAAATACTCAGCAGGCAGTTGCTTAGCCATTGCCGGTAATGGGAGGGAAGAGAACAGGAACAATTCCTATCCGAATAATGCTGCGTTTTCGCAACCATCGGGATTGGCCATCAACAAGGATGCGAAGGAAATTTATCTGGCAGACAGCGAGAGCTCTTCGGTTCGGAAAATGTCCTTGAGCGATGGAAAAGTGCTGGCTGTTGCTGGCGGTGATCGAAATCCTTTG GATCTATTTTCTTTCGGTGACATCGATGGAAAGCAATACTCGGCCAAGTTCCAGCATCCCCTTGGAGTGGCCTACAATTCGAAGGACAATTGCATTTACGTAGCCGATACGTACAACCACAAAATCAAGAAGATAAATGCCAGCACCAACGTGGCCACGACCTGCTCCTTCCAGGATGAGAGCGGTTCTACCAAACAGTTCAACGAACCGGCCGGTCTATGTCTGGACCCCACAGGCCGTTTCCTCTATATTGCCGATACCAACAACCATCAAATCATGATTGCTGACCTGTCCGACAACATCATCCGTCCGCTAAAGGTCCGATTTAACAACTCTGAAGCCGACCAGCTAGACAATCCCGGAGAAACGTACCTGTACGAAAATACCTTTAAAGTCCTCCCCGAAGGTGGTAAAGTCGTGCTGACCCTTGAATTCGGCTATTTGGAATCGAACGTAAAACTGACCCAGGGAGCTCCACAAAAGTGGTCTCTGACACTCCCATCGGACAAATGGCGCTGTGACACCATGAATGGTTCGATCAGCTCACTCAACGATGGGCTCAGCTTAACACTGGTCGTTCCAAAAGGAAGTGAGCAGCAGAAACCTGTCCTGGGAACGGTCAACTTCAAGCTGAACCTCTGCGCAAATGATGTATGCTTCCCGAAGGAGTTTGCTGTGGGCCTAAATTTCGCCTACGACGTCACCGGAGGTTCCACAGTCAAGGGAAGCCTTATGGTACAGGTCGGACGAAATAACGTGGTCGTTTCCAAAGAGTAA
- the LOC5567495 gene encoding clathrin light chain isoform X4, with amino-acid sequence MDAFGDGKFDQPEVDPAAEFLAREQNALAGLEDEIVPASTGNGFADGDDVTQPKSDLAAEDGNDDFSGYTVPKQVTEEPERIRKWREEQKARLEEKDREEERKKEELREQARKELEDWYKHHEEAISKTKAANRNAEKQFVAETDEIEPGTEWERIAKLCDFNPKTNKSSKDISRMRSIILQLKQNPISTSKKV; translated from the exons atGGACGCATTCGGCGATGGAAAGTTCGACCAACCGGAAGTCGACCCGGCAGCCGAGTTTTTGGCCCGGGAACAGAACGCCCTGGCCGGTCTGGAGGACGAAATTGTTCCAGCGTCGACAGGAAACGGGTTCGCCGATGGCGATGACGTGACTCAACCAAAATCCGATTTGGCTGCAG AAGATGGTAATGATGATTTTTCAGGGTACACAG TGCCCAAGCAAGTAACGGAGGAACCTGAAAGGATCCGCAAGTGGCGTGAGGAGCAAAAGGCCCGCCTCGAGGAGAAGGACCGCGAGGAGGAACGTAAGAAGGAGGAACTCCGCGAGCAGGCTCGCAAGGAACTCGAAGACTGGTACAAACACCACGAGGAAGCTATCTCCAAAACCAAGGCCGCTAACAG GAACGCCGAGAAGCAGTTCGTCGCGGAAACGGACGAAATCGAACCCGGCACCGAGTGGGAACGCATCGCCAAGCTGTGCGACTTCAACCCGAAGACGAACAAGTCCAGCAAGGACATTTCCCGGATGCGGTCCATCATTCTGCAGCTGAAGCAGAACCCGATCTCGACCAGCAAAAAGGTCTAA
- the LOC5567495 gene encoding clathrin light chain isoform X2, protein MDAFGDGKFDQPEVDPAAEFLAREQNALAGLEDEIVPASTGNGFADGDDVTQPKSDLAADPSMGHEFELGSFEMINHDADPTMSGAGGLSEFAVKAEPGENEAGLFANSPIPSNEEDGNDDFSGYTVPKQVTEEPERIRKWREEQKARLEEKDREEERKKEELREQARKELEDWYKHHEEAISKTKAANRNAEKQFVAETDEIEPGTEWERIAKLCDFNPKTNKSSKDISRMRSIILQLKQNPISTSKKV, encoded by the exons atGGACGCATTCGGCGATGGAAAGTTCGACCAACCGGAAGTCGACCCGGCAGCCGAGTTTTTGGCCCGGGAACAGAACGCCCTGGCCGGTCTGGAGGACGAAATTGTTCCAGCGTCGACAGGAAACGGGTTCGCCGATGGCGATGACGTGACTCAACCAAAATCCGATTTGGCTGCAG ATCCTTCCATGGGGCATGAGTTCGAATTGGGGAGTTTCGAAATGATTAATCACGATGCCGATCCGACGATGTCCGGAGCCGGAGGACTGTCGGAGTTTGCCGTCAAGGCCGAACCAGGCGAAAACGAGGCTGGCTTGTTCGCTAACAGTCCCATTCCCTCCAACGAAG AAGATGGTAATGATGATTTTTCAGGGTACACAG TGCCCAAGCAAGTAACGGAGGAACCTGAAAGGATCCGCAAGTGGCGTGAGGAGCAAAAGGCCCGCCTCGAGGAGAAGGACCGCGAGGAGGAACGTAAGAAGGAGGAACTCCGCGAGCAGGCTCGCAAGGAACTCGAAGACTGGTACAAACACCACGAGGAAGCTATCTCCAAAACCAAGGCCGCTAACAG GAACGCCGAGAAGCAGTTCGTCGCGGAAACGGACGAAATCGAACCCGGCACCGAGTGGGAACGCATCGCCAAGCTGTGCGACTTCAACCCGAAGACGAACAAGTCCAGCAAGGACATTTCCCGGATGCGGTCCATCATTCTGCAGCTGAAGCAGAACCCGATCTCGACCAGCAAAAAGGTCTAA
- the LOC5567495 gene encoding clathrin light chain isoform X3, producing the protein MDAFGDGKFDQPEVDPAAEFLAREQNALAGLEDEIVPASTGNGFADGDDVTQPKSDLAADPSMGHEFELGSFEMINHDADPTMSGAGGLSEFAVKAEPGENEAGLFANSPIPSNEVPKQVTEEPERIRKWREEQKARLEEKDREEERKKEELREQARKELEDWYKHHEEAISKTKAANRESAKNAEKQFVAETDEIEPGTEWERIAKLCDFNPKTNKSSKDISRMRSIILQLKQNPISTSKKV; encoded by the exons atGGACGCATTCGGCGATGGAAAGTTCGACCAACCGGAAGTCGACCCGGCAGCCGAGTTTTTGGCCCGGGAACAGAACGCCCTGGCCGGTCTGGAGGACGAAATTGTTCCAGCGTCGACAGGAAACGGGTTCGCCGATGGCGATGACGTGACTCAACCAAAATCCGATTTGGCTGCAG ATCCTTCCATGGGGCATGAGTTCGAATTGGGGAGTTTCGAAATGATTAATCACGATGCCGATCCGACGATGTCCGGAGCCGGAGGACTGTCGGAGTTTGCCGTCAAGGCCGAACCAGGCGAAAACGAGGCTGGCTTGTTCGCTAACAGTCCCATTCCCTCCAACGAAG TGCCCAAGCAAGTAACGGAGGAACCTGAAAGGATCCGCAAGTGGCGTGAGGAGCAAAAGGCCCGCCTCGAGGAGAAGGACCGCGAGGAGGAACGTAAGAAGGAGGAACTCCGCGAGCAGGCTCGCAAGGAACTCGAAGACTGGTACAAACACCACGAGGAAGCTATCTCCAAAACCAAGGCCGCTAACAG GGAATCGGCCAA GAACGCCGAGAAGCAGTTCGTCGCGGAAACGGACGAAATCGAACCCGGCACCGAGTGGGAACGCATCGCCAAGCTGTGCGACTTCAACCCGAAGACGAACAAGTCCAGCAAGGACATTTCCCGGATGCGGTCCATCATTCTGCAGCTGAAGCAGAACCCGATCTCGACCAGCAAAAAGGTCTAA